The genomic stretch GAGCCGCGAATGGAAAAAGTCCGCTTCCGGACGCTCGGATGCTACCCGCTGACCGGCGCCATCCGCTCCGAGGCGGATTCGCTCGAGAAGGTGATCGAGGAGATGATCTCGTCGCGAGTCTCGGAACGCCAGGGACGCATCATCGACTACGACGAATCGGGGTCAATGGAGGAGAAGAAGCGGGAAGGGTATTTTTGATGAAGCAGGGATCAGGAGACAGGATTCAGGATTCAGGAAAAGAAGAGTGAAGAGTGAAAGGAGACAGGATTCAGGAGACAGGATTCAGGAGACAGGAGCCGGTTGCCGGTGGCCGGATGTCGGTTGCCGGAGTTGAAGAGTGAAGAGTGAAGGAAGACGATGAAATGCGGGGCGAGGGACGCGGGACGAGCTTGCGCGATGCAACATTTTCAGCGGGAGGGCGAGGCTCCTGCCGAGCCGCACCGTTGCGTTCCACCGAAATGTCACCTGAAGACCATTTGTCTCCTGCCCGCTCTCGGTTTTTGCACTGAGCTCACTTTCTGCCACCCCTCCCGGTCGTTGTGAAGGGACTTGGGTTTCAGGATTGATTTTGGGGCGCGTCGACGTAGCGCCGGTTTTCAACCGGCATGTCGGGATCCGGCCGGCCCTCGGTCGCGCAAGTTGTAACCGTGCGGCTCGGCAGGCGCCTCTTCCTTCCGCCTCGCAGGCTCAAACATCCCCCGACCGGTATCGCTCGATCAAAATCCTTCTCTCTGAGTTCCGGAATCTCGCTCATACTTCCCCTTTCGTGCAAAGGGCGAAGAGCTCAAGGTTAATTAAGAGTGTGAACTTTGAAGCTATTTCGCATCTCGTTCAGTTTTCGCGGTGCGTCTTCTCGAGCTCATCGAGACGGTTCTGAAGATGACTGATGCGGCCGCGAAGCTGTTCGATCTCGCGCTCGAACTCGGCTCGGGAGAGCGATCTGGTTTCCAGCCGAGCGACGGCAGCGGATAATGACTGGTACTCACTCTCCAGTCTGTCGAAGCGGGTGTAGATCTGGTCGAAGTGGGTGAACATCTCCCGCCGAAGCTCTCCGAGATCGTCCCGCATGCCTCGCAACTCTTCCCGTACCTTTCCCTCGGAGGAGTCGACGTGCGAAACGATGTCGTTCCTGAATCGCTCCAGCAGCTTCGCAATATCATCTGCCATGATCAGCATTGTACCTCGGGCCTTGCCGGTTGCCGGATGCCGGTTGCCAGTTGCCCGTTGCCAGTTGCCGGTTGACAGGACTCAGGATTCGGGATTCAGGAGCCAGGATTCAGGATGGAAGAGTGAAGAGTGAAGAGTGAAGAGTGAAAGAAGAGCGACGAGCGACGAGTGACGAGCGGCGAGATGAAATGCGGGGCGAGGGACGCGGGACGCGGGACGAGTTTGCGCGAACTGGCAACTGGCAACCGGCAACTGGCTCCTGAATCCTGGCTCCTGAATCCTGTTTCCTTCTGAATGGGCCGAAATGGAGGTCGTGTAGTACGATGTTGTAATACAGCGGAGGTGGCCGGAATGCCAGTGAGTGTACGGTTGGATGACGAGACGAAGAAGATGCTGGATCGGATTTCCCGACTCAAGCGGATTCCGCGCTCCGAAGTGATTCGGCGGGGGATCGGGCTGATGGCACGGGAGGAAGGGCTCGACCGCGATGGAGTGAATGTCGCGGAGCAGCTCGAGTCCGTCATCGGTTCCGTGACGGGAGGGCCTCCGGAGCTCTCCGAGAGGACCGGCGATCGGTTCCGTGAGCTCGTCTCCGGGCGAAGAAGAGGGTAGCGCATGATCCTGCTCGATGCGGGACCGATGATCGCGATCCTGCACCGCGACGACAGCCATCATGACGCCTGCGTAAAGGTTCTTCGCGGGCTCTCAGAGCCGATGCTCACCGTCTGGCCCGCCGTGACAGAAGCGATGTACCTCCTCGGGTTTTCGACCGATGCACAACAGAGGTTGTGGGAGTTTCTCGGGAGCGATGCTATTGCAATCGCCGAGCTCGACAAGGCCGACTTCCCGAGAATGCGGGAGCTCATGGACAAGTACAGCGATCTTCCGATGGATCTTGCCGATGCGGCCCTGGTACGCGTCGCAGAGCGGGAGAGGCTCGGGAAGATCTTCACGATCGATCGTCGCGATTTCGAGATCTATCGGCCTGCGGATATGCGGAGGTTTCGGATCCTGCCGTGATGATCAGGAGCCCGGAGCCAGGAGCCAGGAAAAAGAAGAGTGAAGAGTGAAAGAAGACGATGAAATACGGGACGCGGGACGCGGGAGGAAGCTTGCGCGATGCAACATTCCACCGGGAGGGCGAGGCGCCTGCCGAGCCGCACCCATTCGAAATGGCAGAAAGTTCGTTCAGTGCAAAGATCGAGAGGGGAGCCGAGACAAAATCGTTTTCAGGTGACATTTCGGTGGAACGCAACGGTGCGGCTCGGCCGGCGCCTCGCCCTCCCGGTGATCGTGAAAGATCACGCCAGATCGTGACGGTGCGGCTCGTCGGCGCGTTCCCCCGCCCGGATTCTTCGCCCGTGCTCCGCCGGGCTCCTAATGAAACGACCACGAAATTGTTGGACTTCGACCCTCCTGCAGCGCTTCGCTGAGCTGATGTCCCAACCTGCGGGGTCCTTCGCCTGCCCGCCCGACCGCCCGCTCAGGATGACGTTGGTTTGAGTACGCGAGTGCGGTTGTTTCTGCACTCACGGGTGTCATTTCCCATTCACCGTCGCAAGGCGCCGGTCAACTGCTCAGAATGACGAGTGCTTCGCTCCCGAATCCTGGCAACAACCGGCAACCGGCAACCGGCCCCCGGTAACCGGCCAGCGGTAACCGGCAACTGGCAACCGGCAACTGGCAACCGGCAACCGGCAACTGGCAACCGGCAACTGGCAACCGGTCCCTGGCTCCTGTCTCCTGAATCCTGTTTCCTAAATCCTGTCTCCTGAATTCTGTCTCCTGGCTCCTGTCTCCTGAATCCTGTCTCCTGAATCCTGTCTCCTGAATCCTGCCTCCTGACGGTAAACTCTCCGGCGATGAGCAGCGTTGCCAGGGCCGACGGCCGATCGATTCACGACCTCGTAGAGCGCTACGAGGAACGGGACCTTCTCCGCTTTCTCACCTGCGGCAGCGTCGACGACGGAAAGTCGACGCTGATCGGGCGCCTCCTCCACGACTCGAACCTCGTCTACGAGGACCAGCTCGCCGCGGCGAAACGCGCGACCAAACCGGGTGGCGAGGAGATCGATTACTCCCTACTGCTCGACGGTCTCGACGCCGAGCGCGAACAGGGGATCACGATCGACGTTGCCTACCGCTACTTCTCCACCGCAAAACGGAAGTTCATCATTGCCGACACGCCCGGGCACGAGCAGTACACCCGGAACATGGTGACCGGCGCCTCGAACTGCGATCTCGCCATCATCCTGATCGATGCGAGGAAGGGCGTGCTCCGCCAGACCCGGCGCCACATGTTCATCGCCTCGCTTCTCGGCATCCGGCATCTCGTCGTCGCCGTCAACAAGATGGACCTGGTGGGGTACGACGAGCAGACTTTCGAACGCATTCGCCACTCCGTGTCGGATTTTGCGGCGAAGCTCCAGATCAGCGACATGGAGTTCATTCCGCTCTCCGCGCTCAAGGGCGACAACGTGGTTCATCGCAGCGAGGCGATGCCCTGGTATCAGGGTCCCCCATTGCTGCCCTTTCTGGAGACCGTGCACATCGCGAGCGACCGGAACCTGATCGACATGAGATTTCCGGTCCAGTACGTCCTCCGGCCGAATGCCGATTTCCGGGGCTATTGCGGCTCGGTCGTTTCGGGGGTGGTCCGGAAAGGGCAGGACGTGGTCGTCCTCCCATCCGGACGGCGCGCCAAGATTCGCTCGGTGCTCTCGGATGACTCCGAGGTCGATGAGGCGCCTGCACCGATGTCGGTGACGATCACGCTCACCGAAGAGGTGGACGTCAGCCGCGGCGACATGATCGTCCCCGAGAACAACAACCCGCACCTGTCGCAACATCTGGAGGCGATGCTCGTCTGGATGACCGACGAGCCGCTGAAACCCGACAGCGCGTTCATCGTGAAGCACACGACGATGGAGTCGCCCGCGGTGGTGTCCGACATCCGGTACCGGATCAACGTGGATGACCTTCACCGGCAGGAGACCGGAAGCCTCGAGCTCAACGAGATCGGGCGGATCAGACTGGAAGTCCCCCGGCCGGTGGCTTACGACGCCTACGTGAGAAACCGCCAGACGGGGTCGTTCATCCTGATCGATCGCATCTCGAACGCGACGGTCGCCGCGGGGATGATCGTCGACAGGGAGTCGGTAGAGGATTCGCTCGAGCACCGGCGATCAGTCGATGCCGGCAGCAACCTGCGCGAGGAGGATCGATCGCTGATCCCGGAAGGTGCGAAGGCGCAGAGGCTGGCGCAGGAGCCGGTCGTCGTCTGGCTGACCGGACTGCCCCGCTCCGGAAAATCCTCGATCGCCTGGGCGCTGGAAGCCGAGCTGTTCGGTCTCGGGCGTCACGTCGCGGTCCTCGACGGCGAGCGGATCCGGCGGACGATCAGCGCAGATCTCGGATTCAGCCACGCCGACCGGATGGAGAACGTCCGGCGAACGGCCGAGCTCGCGAGGGAGCTGCTGAGACAGGGGATGCAGGTGATCGTCGCGCTCGTGTCGCAGTCGGAGGATCAGCGGGCGGTCGCGCGCGAGATCATCGGCGGGGACCGGCTGATCGAGGTCTTCTGCGACGCCCCGCTCGAGGTCTGTGAAGCGCGTGACACGGCGGGCCTCTACGCGCGTGCGCGGACCGGAGAGATCACCAACGTGACCGGTATCAACTTTCCCTACGAGGCTCCGGCTCGGGCGGATCTGACGCTGCCGACGGATCAATGGGACGTCGATCGAAGCGTCGAAGCCGTCGTCGAAGTGCTGCGAGAGCGAGGTTTTCTCGGTCGATGAGCTCCCCCGAATCGAAGAACATCCAGTGGCAGGACGGGGAAGTCGATCCGTCGGATCGCGAGCGACTCCTCGGGCAGCGGGGCTGCGTGTTCTGGCTGACGGGGCTCTCCGGGTCGGGAAAGTCGGCGATCGCCTACGAAGCCGAGAAACAGCTGATCAGCAGAGGTCATCTCTCCTTCGTTCTCGACGGAGACAACATCCGGCATGGCTTGAGCGGCGACCTCGGGTTCAGCCCGGAGGACCGGGCGGAGAACGCGAGACGGGTCGCCGAGGTGGGAAGACTGATCGCCGAGACGGGAACGATCGTGCTGATCGCGCTGATCTCACCGGAGCGGAAGGAGCGTGAGCGGGCGCGAACGATCATCGGCAGCCGGCGGTTCTTCGAGGTGTGGATCGCGACGCCTCTGGAAGTGTGCGAGAAGAGAGATCCGAAGGGACTCTACGCGAAGGCCCGGGCGGGGGAGATCGAGAACTTCACGGGGATCTCGGCGCCCTACGAGGAGCCAGAGTTTCCGGCGCTCGTTCTGGCCGAAGAGGGGGAGTCACTCGATGTCTCAGTGGAGAGGTTGCTCGGATTCATCGAGTCGAGCGGGATTCTGAAGAGCGACGAGCGGCGAGTGACGAGCGACGAGTGAAAGACGAGTGACGAGTGGAGAGTGAAAAGAAATGCGAGCGGGAACTGATTCACCGTTACCGTTCACTCGTCACTTTCTTTCACGAGCCCCCGTCCAGATCCTTCGCCGTCCTTCGGCGGCTCAGGATGACGAGGGAGTGGGTTTCGCGAGAGCAAACATTCGTCCACGATCGTCGCTTCACGCAAACACAAACATTCGTCATTCTGAGCCCGGCGGAGCGCGGACGAAGAATCTGGGCGGCGGAACCTACCGTTGATGCGGGACATCCCGCAAGCTCGTAACGGTGTGGCTTGGCTGGATGTTGCTTCACCCTCTTTTCACTCTTCACCCTTCACTCTTCACTCTTCACTCTTCACTCTTCCTAAAGCCAGATCCAGGCGATCATCGGGATCGCGACGGCGGCGACGATGAAGTTCAGAGGCAGGCCCGTCCGCGTGTAATCGGTGAACCGGTATCCGCCGGCGTTCATCACCATCAGGTGCGTCTGGTAGCCGATGGGGGTCGCGAACCCAGCCGAGGCGGCGATGGCAACGGCGATGGCGAAGGCGTGCGGGTTGGCGCCGATCTCGACCGCGGTCGCGATTGCGATCGGAAAGACGATGACCGCGCTCGCCTGATTGGTGAGAAGCTCAGTCAGCAGATTCGTCAGAATGTAGATCGCCGCGAGTACGCCGATCGCGCCGATCGGACGGGTGAGGTCGATGACCTGGTTCGCGACGAGATTGGCCAGCCCGGTCTTCGCGAAGGCCTGGCCGAGTCCGATCCCGGCGGCGACCATGATCACGACCGGAAGATTGACGTTTTTTCGGGCGTCGACGGGCGTGATCACCCGGAATCCGATGACGCCGAGCGCCGCCGCGAGCGACGCAGTCACCAGATCGACCCAGCCGAACGAGACCGCGGTAACCATCAGCGCGACGATCGCCAGAACCACGGGTGCTTTTTTCTTCTCGACCATCTCCTTCCTCCGAACGGGTGAGACGAGGTAGAAGTCGCCGCTGTTCGCCGTCGCGGTCTCGAAGGCGCCGTGACCCTCCACGAGAAGGAGATCTCCCGGCTCCAGGCGGGTCCGCCCGAGCGGTTTCGTCACCCGCTGGCCGCTCCGATGGATCCCGAGGACGACGGCCTCGTAGTTGTTGCGAAAGTCGACGTCGCGGAGAGTTCTGCCGACGAGCGTGGAGTGGGCGGCGACGACCGCGTGGAAGAGCGGGAGCTCCTCCGAGGGGGTGGTCGAGGGGGTTTCGATGGGGCGGACGAGGTCGCCCCGGCCGAGCAGATCGGCCATGATCGAGGGATCGCCGACGAACGCGACGCGATCTCCGGTCTGGAGACGCTGGTCCGGACGGACCGGACCGATCAGCTCGCCGTCCCGATAGATGTGGGCGACGAACGCCCCCTGTAGATTGCGAAGGGCGGCCTCCTCGATCGACCGTCCATCGAGCGGCGAGCCCTCCGGAATCGCGAGCTCGAACTGGAACGCGCGTGCGCTCCGGTCTTCGTCGGTCGCCACCTCGATCCGATCGGGCAGGATCCTCGGTGCGACGAAGATGAGATAGAGCACGCCGACGATCGCGATCGGGACGCCGACGGCGCTCATCTCCCACAACCCGAGCAGCCCGTGTCCGTCGGCGGCCAGCAGCGCCGACACCAGAAGGTTCGTCGAGGTCCCGATCAGGGTCATCGTTCCGCCGATCGTCGTGGCGAACGCCATCGGCATCAGGAGCCTCGACGGAGAAATACCGGCCTTCAGACCCCACTGCCTCACCAGCGGCGTGAGGATCGCCACGAGCGGGGTGTTGTTCGTGAACGCGGAGATCGCGGCGGCCGGAATGATCAGTCCCGCCACCGAACGTGCCGGAGTGGCATTCGGGCGGGGCGCCATCACCGGATAGAGAAACGAGAGCGCACCCGAGCGGATCACCGCCGCCGCCACCACGAACAGCGCCGCGATCGCGAGCACCGCCGGATTGGAGAATCCGACGAGAGCCTCGGAGGGTGTGAGCACGCCGGTGATCATCAGCAGAAGCAGCGCGGCCACGAATACCAGGTCGGGACTCGCGAGCTCCCGGATCAGCGCGATGAAGATGAGCGCGGTTGCCCCGAGCGTGATCCATGCGTCGGGACCGAGCGTCATGCGAGTGCCCTGTCGATCAGCAAACTGTTCGCCGACGCCACAAATCCGGGATTGAGAAACCCCGGCTTTCCATACGTGAGACCGGCCCCCTCGAGCGTTCGAATCGATCCTCCGGCTCCGACGAGAACCGCATGCGCGGCCGCGATGTCCCACTCCATGGTGTTTCCCGCGCGGATGTAGAGGTCCGCCGATCCCTCGGCGACGAGACAGAGCTTGAGCGCGCTTCCCGCAGGGATTCGCGTGCAATCGCCGAATTTCGCGATGATCTCCTCGTCCCTGTCGGTGACGTGATCACGGCTCACGCAGATTCGAACCGGCGAGAACGAGCCCTCCGTGACTCGAATCGTCGCCTCGCGGTCGCCACCGAAGAGGGATGCGCCATCATCGTCGCCGAGGTAGGTGACGTTCTTCGCCGGCAGATGGACGACTCCGAGGACCGGGGTGCCGGATCGGATCAGCGCGACGTTCACGGTGAACTCGCCCGAGTCCTTCAGCAGCTCCTTCGTTCCGTCGAGCGGGTCGACGAGCCAGAATTCATCGGGTATCTGCTCTGGAAGGGAGCTTCCCTCCTCGGAGATGATCGGGATCTCCGAGATCTGCGAGAGCTCGCGCATGATGACTTCGTGTGCGGCTCGATCCGCGGCGGTGACGGGAGATCCGTCGGCCTTGGCGTCGAAGTGAAGGGATTTCGCGGCCATGATCGCGTTTCCGGCCTCACGAACGATTCGGATGAGCTCGTCCTTCATGGTGCGGAAACGGATAGTACAGGAAGACGGGTTGCCGGTTGCCGGTAGCCGGTTGAAAGGCAGTGACCAGTGACCAGTGGCCAGTGTGAGAGACGGTTGCCAGTTGCCAGTTGAAAGGCAGTGGCCAGTGACCAGTGGCCAGTGGCCAGTGAGAGAAACGGTTGCCGGTTGCCGGTTGTGATACTCGTCATCCCGGAGTAATTGACCGGCGTGTTGCCCGGTGAAGCGGCAATGACACTCGTGAGTGCAGGAACAACCGCACTCGCGTACTCAAACCGACGTCATCCCGAGCGGGCGGTCGGGCGGGCAAGCGAGGGACCTTGCAGGGTGGGACATCAGATCAAGCGAAGCGCTGCGAAGTCCACGCAATTTCGTGGTCGTTTCATCAGGAGCCCGGCGGAGCGCGGGCGAAGAATCCGGGCGGGGAAAACCGCTTGAAGAAGACTGGTGTTTCGGGTCAGCCGGCGCCAGCGGGCGACAGCACGTGGCCTGGTGATCCTTGATGGCCCGATCGAATTCACGTAGCCGAGAAAGCCGCCGAAGGCGGCGATAGGTCTTAGCCCCCGGCTTCAGCCGGGGGACAGAAGCTTTCCCACATTTAGTGTCGAGCCCGCTTCAGCGGGCGACAGGTGCGATTGGCGATGTTACGGATACGGACTCGAGGATCCAGTTCGGAGTTTCAGCTGAGACTTCTTAGGGCGTGGCCCGTGCTTGAAATTCGCGATTCTGTCGCCCGCTGAAGCGGGCTTCACACTGTCTTTAAGCAGACGTCTGTCCCCCGGCTGAAGCCGGGGGCTAAGATCTGTCGCCCGCTGGCGCGGGCTGTTCGAAGATCGACGGCTCGCGAGTTCAAGGTTTGAATGGTTCGCAGAGCTCTGACGCCCGCGGCGCGGGCTGAACTTCAGGGGTGATACGGATCAACCGGCTACCGACCGGCCTCACACTGGCCACTGGCCACTGGTCACTGACAACTGGTCACGGGCCGCTGGCAACCGTCTCTCACGCCGGCAACCGGCAACTGGCCACTGGTCACCGGCCGCTGGCAACCGTCTCTCACGCCGGCAACCGGCAACTGGTCATTGGCCACTGGCAGGCCACTGGCAACCGACCTTCACACGTCGTAGTACTCGCGGTACCAGGAGACGAAGCGGCGGATGCCTTCGTCGATCGGAGTGGCCGGGGCGAAGCCGACGTCGCGGGCGAGGTTCTCGACATCGGCGAAGGTCGCCGGGACGTCGCCGGGCTGCATCGGCATCGGGTTGGTCTCGGCCTTTCTCCCGACGGCCTCCTCGATGTGACGGACGAAATCCATCAGCTCGACCGGCGTGTGGTTGCCGATGTTGTAGAGACGATACGGCGCGGAGCTCGTCGCCGGGTCGGGGTCGTCGCCGTCCCAGGAGGGATCGGGCTCCGGAATCCGGTCGGTGACCCGGATGACTCCTTCGACGATGTCGTCGATGTAGGTGAAGTCGCGCCGCATCTTCCCCTCGTTGAAGAGATTGATCGGCTCGCCCGAGAGGATCGCCTTCGTGAAGAGAAAGAGCGCCATGTCGGGGCGGCCCCAGGGACCGTAGACCGTGAAGAATCTCAGCCCGGTCGTCGGGAGGCGGTAGAGGTGGCTGTAGGTATGGGCCATCAGCTCGTTGGCCTTCTTGCTGGCGGCGTAGAGGCTCACCGGGTGGTCGACGACGTCGCTCGTCGAGAACGGCATCCGGGTGTTCGCGCCGTAGATCGAGCTCGAGGAGGCATAGACGAGATGCTCGACTCCGTTGTGCCGGCATCCTTCGAGGATGTTCATGAAACCGACGATGTTGCTGTCGATGTACGCGTGCGGATTCCGCAGCGAATAACGGACCCCGGCCTGAGCGGCGAGATGGATGACGCGCTCGGGCCGCTCGCGAGCGAAGAGATCGGGGATTCCGTCCCGATCCGCGACGTCGAGCTGGACGAACTCGAAGTTCTCGTGAGGCTCGAGCCGGGCGAGCCGGGCTTTCTTGAGCCGGACATCGTAGTAGTCGTTGAGATTGTCGAGGCCGATCACCTCATCCCCGCGGGTGATCAGACGCTCCGCGACGTACATTCCGATGAAACCTGCCGCCCCTGTGACCAGAAGTTTCAAAATTGATTACCCTCTCTATGAGTCCCTGCCGGCTCAGGGAGTTTTCCGCCGGCAGGGCAAGTCTAAAGGATGAAGAAATGAAAGTTCTCGTAACCGGGGGAGCCGGCTACATCGGGTCAGTCGTCGTCGAGAAGCTCGTCGACGGCGGTCACGATGTGGAAATTCTCGACAATCTCTCGACGGGGCATAGAGAAGCAGTGCCCGAAGGCGTTCCTCTCCATGTGATCGATCTCCTCGACCGGGATGCGATGATCACCAACGTGCGGGGAATCGCGCCGGACGCGGTCATGCATCTGGCCGCCGTGGCGGTCGTTCCGGAGTCGGTTGCCGATCCGGGGAAGTACTTCCGCCAGAACGTCACGGGGACGATCAACCTCCTCGATGCGATGGTCGAAGCGAAGGTGGGGAAGATCATCTTCTCATCGACCGCGGCCGTTTACGGCGAACCGGAAGAGTTGCCGATCACCGAAGAAGCGAAGGTCGATCCGACGAATCCCTACGGCGAATCGAAGCTGGCTGTCGAGCGGATGCTTCGCTGGTACGAGAACGCTCATGATCTGCGATATGGGGTTCTCCGGTACTTCAATGCCAGCGGCGCGACCGAGAGGAACGGCGAGCGAAGGGAAGAGGAAACGCATCTGATCCCGCTCGTTCTGGCTGCGGCGACGGGCTCGGGGGAGCCGCTGTCGATCTTCGGCACTGACTGGGATACGCGCGACGGTACCTGCATTCGCGATTACGTTCACGTCGAGGATCTCGCGACGGCGCATCTGAAACTGATCCCGCTGCTCGACCGGCGCAGCGCCACCTACAACCTCGGTTGCGGCGGCGAGGGCTACACGGTGCGCGAAGTCATCGCCGCGGCGGAAAAGGTCACCGGGATGACCGTCCCCTTCGTCGAGGCGCCCAGGAGACCGGGCGATCCCGCCGCGCTGGTAGCCAGCAGCGAAAAGATGAAGCGCGAGACCGGCTGGGAGCCGCAGCACGACGAGCTCGAGAAGATCGTGGCCTCGGCGTGGGAGTGGATGAAGAAGAGTGAAGAGTGAAGAGTGAAGAGTGAAGAGGCAGTTGCCGGTTGCCAGTTGCCGGTTGCCAGTTGCCGGTTGCCCAACTGCATGCACTTGCACCGTCGTTTCACGAGCCCCCGCCCAGATCCTTCGCCGTCCTTCGGCGGCTCAGGATGACGAGTGTTTGGGGGTTGGCGAGAGCAAACATTCGTCCATGATCGTCGCTTCGCGCATACAAGGCATTCGTCATTCTGAGCCCGGCGGAGCGCGGGCGAAGAATCTGGGTGGGGGCTCCTGCGGCTGAAGCCGTGACCTCGCACGATCAAACATCACCCCACCGGGAGGGCGAGGCTCCTGCCGAGCCGCACCGTAACGGAATGGCAGAAAGTTCGTTCAGTGGAAAGATCGAGAGCGAGCCGAGACAAAATGGTCTTCAGGTGACATTTCGGTGGAACGCGACGGAGCGGCTCAGCAGGAGCTTCGCCCTCCCGGTGATGCTCGACATCACGCAAGCTCGTGGCGGTGCGGCCTGCCCCGGCGGAACCAGGAACGAATCGAAACGTCGGATTGTTTGACGGCCTGTCCCGCTCAAATGCGAAAGGATTTCCTCTTGATGATTCGACGATCAGTTCTGACTCTTCTCCTTACGGCGATCCCCGCGACGGTGCTCGCCGGGCCGGCCGACAATCCCAAAGTCGAAAAGTGGATGCGGAGGGCGATGACGCAGTGTCCTTCACCCACCTGGGATTTTGCCTCGGTCGATCAGCCGCTGCCGCCCGGTCTCGAGGCCTACCGGCTTCGCCAGATCTCGGAGTCGGCGAACTGCCGGGAAACCATTTTTGCTCTCGTCACCGAGTCCGGACAGATTCTCGCCGGCCAGATCGTCCCGCTCAGCAGCGAGCCGGTCAGTCCCGCGGCGAAGATCGAAGCTCTCTTCACCGAGCGGATGAAAATGGACGTCGACGTCGAGGTGACCGCTGCGCCTCTGAAGGACGGCATCCGGGAAGTGATCATCCGGAAGAAGTCCCCGACCGGGGTGGTCCCGATCCGCGGCTGGCTCGACGCATCGCAGCGACTGTTCGTCCTCGGCCGGCGGGGCGACATCGACAGGGACGCGGGAATGACCCTGCTCGATGATCTCGAGGCCGGGCGAGGGGCCTCGAAAGGCCCGTCGAATGCTCAGATCCGCATCGTCGAGCTGTCCGACCTTCAATGCCCGTCGTGTCGGCGAGGACACGAGATCATGGCTCCCCTGCTCGAGAAGTACGGCGACAGAATCCACTACACACGGCTCGATCTTCCGATCAGCGATTCTCATGAGTGGACGATGAAGGCTTCG from Acidobacteriota bacterium encodes the following:
- a CDS encoding ribbon-helix-helix protein, CopG family — encoded protein: MPVSVRLDDETKKMLDRISRLKRIPRSEVIRRGIGLMAREEGLDRDGVNVAEQLESVIGSVTGGPPELSERTGDRFRELVSGRRRG
- a CDS encoding PIN domain-containing protein, with the translated sequence MILLDAGPMIAILHRDDSHHDACVKVLRGLSEPMLTVWPAVTEAMYLLGFSTDAQQRLWEFLGSDAIAIAELDKADFPRMRELMDKYSDLPMDLADAALVRVAERERLGKIFTIDRRDFEIYRPADMRRFRILP
- the cysN gene encoding sulfate adenylyltransferase subunit CysN, with amino-acid sequence MSSVARADGRSIHDLVERYEERDLLRFLTCGSVDDGKSTLIGRLLHDSNLVYEDQLAAAKRATKPGGEEIDYSLLLDGLDAEREQGITIDVAYRYFSTAKRKFIIADTPGHEQYTRNMVTGASNCDLAIILIDARKGVLRQTRRHMFIASLLGIRHLVVAVNKMDLVGYDEQTFERIRHSVSDFAAKLQISDMEFIPLSALKGDNVVHRSEAMPWYQGPPLLPFLETVHIASDRNLIDMRFPVQYVLRPNADFRGYCGSVVSGVVRKGQDVVVLPSGRRAKIRSVLSDDSEVDEAPAPMSVTITLTEEVDVSRGDMIVPENNNPHLSQHLEAMLVWMTDEPLKPDSAFIVKHTTMESPAVVSDIRYRINVDDLHRQETGSLELNEIGRIRLEVPRPVAYDAYVRNRQTGSFILIDRISNATVAAGMIVDRESVEDSLEHRRSVDAGSNLREEDRSLIPEGAKAQRLAQEPVVVWLTGLPRSGKSSIAWALEAELFGLGRHVAVLDGERIRRTISADLGFSHADRMENVRRTAELARELLRQGMQVIVALVSQSEDQRAVAREIIGGDRLIEVFCDAPLEVCEARDTAGLYARARTGEITNVTGINFPYEAPARADLTLPTDQWDVDRSVEAVVEVLRERGFLGR
- the cysC gene encoding adenylyl-sulfate kinase yields the protein MSSPESKNIQWQDGEVDPSDRERLLGQRGCVFWLTGLSGSGKSAIAYEAEKQLISRGHLSFVLDGDNIRHGLSGDLGFSPEDRAENARRVAEVGRLIAETGTIVLIALISPERKERERARTIIGSRRFFEVWIATPLEVCEKRDPKGLYAKARAGEIENFTGISAPYEEPEFPALVLAEEGESLDVSVERLLGFIESSGILKSDERRVTSDE
- a CDS encoding SLC13 family permease, coding for MTLGPDAWITLGATALIFIALIRELASPDLVFVAALLLLMITGVLTPSEALVGFSNPAVLAIAALFVVAAAVIRSGALSFLYPVMAPRPNATPARSVAGLIIPAAAISAFTNNTPLVAILTPLVRQWGLKAGISPSRLLMPMAFATTIGGTMTLIGTSTNLLVSALLAADGHGLLGLWEMSAVGVPIAIVGVLYLIFVAPRILPDRIEVATDEDRSARAFQFELAIPEGSPLDGRSIEEAALRNLQGAFVAHIYRDGELIGPVRPDQRLQTGDRVAFVGDPSIMADLLGRGDLVRPIETPSTTPSEELPLFHAVVAAHSTLVGRTLRDVDFRNNYEAVVLGIHRSGQRVTKPLGRTRLEPGDLLLVEGHGAFETATANSGDFYLVSPVRRKEMVEKKKAPVVLAIVALMVTAVSFGWVDLVTASLAAALGVIGFRVITPVDARKNVNLPVVIMVAAGIGLGQAFAKTGLANLVANQVIDLTRPIGAIGVLAAIYILTNLLTELLTNQASAVIVFPIAIATAVEIGANPHAFAIAVAIAASAGFATPIGYQTHLMVMNAGGYRFTDYTRTGLPLNFIVAAVAIPMIAWIWL
- the cysQ gene encoding 3'(2'),5'-bisphosphate nucleotidase CysQ — its product is MKDELIRIVREAGNAIMAAKSLHFDAKADGSPVTAADRAAHEVIMRELSQISEIPIISEEGSSLPEQIPDEFWLVDPLDGTKELLKDSGEFTVNVALIRSGTPVLGVVHLPAKNVTYLGDDDGASLFGGDREATIRVTEGSFSPVRICVSRDHVTDRDEEIIAKFGDCTRIPAGSALKLCLVAEGSADLYIRAGNTMEWDIAAAHAVLVGAGGSIRTLEGAGLTYGKPGFLNPGFVASANSLLIDRALA
- a CDS encoding NAD-dependent epimerase, translated to MKLLVTGAAGFIGMYVAERLITRGDEVIGLDNLNDYYDVRLKKARLARLEPHENFEFVQLDVADRDGIPDLFARERPERVIHLAAQAGVRYSLRNPHAYIDSNIVGFMNILEGCRHNGVEHLVYASSSSIYGANTRMPFSTSDVVDHPVSLYAASKKANELMAHTYSHLYRLPTTGLRFFTVYGPWGRPDMALFLFTKAILSGEPINLFNEGKMRRDFTYIDDIVEGVIRVTDRIPEPDPSWDGDDPDPATSSAPYRLYNIGNHTPVELMDFVRHIEEAVGRKAETNPMPMQPGDVPATFADVENLARDVGFAPATPIDEGIRRFVSWYREYYDV
- the galE gene encoding UDP-glucose 4-epimerase GalE, with the protein product MKVLVTGGAGYIGSVVVEKLVDGGHDVEILDNLSTGHREAVPEGVPLHVIDLLDRDAMITNVRGIAPDAVMHLAAVAVVPESVADPGKYFRQNVTGTINLLDAMVEAKVGKIIFSSTAAVYGEPEELPITEEAKVDPTNPYGESKLAVERMLRWYENAHDLRYGVLRYFNASGATERNGERREEETHLIPLVLAAATGSGEPLSIFGTDWDTRDGTCIRDYVHVEDLATAHLKLIPLLDRRSATYNLGCGGEGYTVREVIAAAEKVTGMTVPFVEAPRRPGDPAALVASSEKMKRETGWEPQHDELEKIVASAWEWMKKSEE